The following are encoded in a window of Panicum virgatum strain AP13 chromosome 5N, P.virgatum_v5, whole genome shotgun sequence genomic DNA:
- the LOC120673407 gene encoding triosephosphate isomerase, cytosolic-like — MGRKFFVGGNWKCNGTTDQVEKIVKTLNEGQVPSPDVVEVVVSPPYVFLPVVKSQLRPEFQVAAQNCWVKKGGAFTGEVSAEMLVNLGVPWVILGHSERRALLGESNEFVGDKVAYALSQGLKVIACVGETLEQREAGSTMDVVAAQTKAIAEKINDWSNVVIAYEPVWAIGTGKVATPDQAQEVHASLRDWLRINVSPEVAESTRIIYGGSVTGANCKELAAKHDVDGFLVGGASLKPEFIDIINSATVKTA, encoded by the exons ATGGGCCGCAAGTTCTTCGTCGGTGGCAACTGGAAATGC AACGGAACCACTGATCAGGTCGAGAAGATTGTCAAAACTCTGAATGAAGGACAGGTTCCCTCTCCAGATGTTGTTG AGGTCGTTGTCAGCCCTCCTTATGTGTTCCTTCCTGTGGTCAAGAGCCAGCTGCGCCCAGAGTTCCAAGTTGCTGCTCAGAACTGCTGGGTGAAAAAGGGAGGTGCTTTCACTGGTGAAGTCAG TGCTGAGATGCTCGTCAACCTTGGCGTTCCCTGGGTCATTCTTGGACACTCTGAAAGGAGGGCTCTGTTGGGAGAATCAAATGAG TTTGTTGGAGACAAAGTTGCCTATGCACTCTCTCAGGGACTAAAGGTCATTGCATGTGTTGGTGAGACCCTTGAGCAGAGGGAAGCTGGATCGACTATGGATGTTGTCGCGGCACAAACAAAAGCCATTGCTG AGAAGATCAATGACTGGAGCAACGTGGTTATTGCCTACGAACCAGTCTGGGCCATTGGAACTGGCAAAGTTGCCACCCCTGATCAGGCCCAGGAA GTGCACGCGTCCCTGAGAGATTGGCTAAGGATCAATGTCAGCCCTGAGGTCGCCGAATCTACCAGGATCATCTATGGAG GCTCTGTGACTGGTGCAAACTGCAAAGAGCTGGCGGCAAAGCACGATGTTGACGGTTTCCTGGTCGGTGGTGCTTCTTTGAAG CCTGAGTTCATTGACATCATCAACTCGGCCACCGTGAAGACCGCCTAA
- the LOC120672307 gene encoding uncharacterized protein LOC120672307 isoform X1, protein MSSPTPLRPTAAASSSLHHRRRGRPGAGAGLRRPRARRCKMKLMYFLMDRDEQREKRLELQFEVSELETVLEKEQRLGRVLQCSLQGRLVCHCCLATLVPTNVRGLLGELAMVEDEIFYLEKKVEDLRLRLRREQKWTDQCIQQQQQQQSWPQNRQPRHSVSRWELQGAQLLPKLPCPGSDEALECESKASVGSASAKGDEVEHARRSSHCKSSETTPAPPERKVCLHSPNKLSEELIRLMVAIFHKLNKAADNAAGELELSGGGPSKLNISCIGPRSLVPRVAVHGAAAAMSPLKSRRASAKAAGRGAEEAAAAAGCQRRFVEFTRASVDVSRISLCLADIKNLRGLMQKLGTADPSLLTNKQKLAFWINIYNFCVMHAFLQHGLPPSPEKLLALLNQASVNVGGTVLNVLSIEHLILRHSPEGKQGTMDEGQRDLLRAYRLGYPEPNVVFALCRGSRSSPALRVYTAEDVSSELERAKVEYLESTVRAAGGRRQRAAAAVVVPKLLHWHMRDFADDAASLLEWVHSQLPRASAAPLRRAIREVLGAGGGRGAPAAKMVEVEPYDAEFCYLLPVW, encoded by the exons ATGAGCTCGCCGACGCCATtacgccccaccgccgccgcctcctcctcgctgcaccaccggcggcgggggcggccgggcgcgggcgcgggtttaagaaggccgcgggcgcgccggtgcaagatgaagctcatgtaCTTCCTCATGGACCGGGACGAGCAGCGCGAGAAGCGCCTCGAGCTCCAGTTCGAg GTGTCGGAGCTGGAGACGGTGCTCGAGAAGGAGCAGCGGCTGGGCAGGGTCCTCCAGTGCTCGCTGCAGGGGCGCCTCGTCTGCCATTGCTGCCTCGCCACGCTCGTTCCAACCAAC GTTAGGGGCCTGCTCGGGGAGCTAGCAATGGTGGAGGACGAGATATTCTACCTGGAGAAGAAGGTCGAGGACCTGCGGCTGCGCCTGCGCCGGGAGCAGAAGTGGACGGACCAGTgcatccagcagcagcagcagcagcagagctgGCCGCAGAACCGCCAGCCCAGGCACTCCGTGTCCAGGTGGGAGCTCCAGGGCGCCCAGCTCCTGCCCAAGCTGCCGTGCCCAGGCAGCGATGAAGCTCTCGAATGCGAGAGCAAGGCTTCTGTTGGATCCGCCTCCGCCAAAG GAGATGAAGTGGAGCACGCCAGGAGAAGCAGCCACTGCAAGTCGTCGGAGACCACGCCGGCGCCTCCGGAGAGGAAGGTCTGCCTGCACAGCCCGAACAAGCTCTCGGAGGAGCTGATCAGGCTGATGGTGGCCATTTTCCACAAGCTGAACAAGGCGGCGGACAACGCCGCGGGGGAGCTGGagctgagcggcggcggcccgtcgAAGCTCAACATCTCCTGCATCGGGCCCAGGAGCCTCGTGCCCAGGGTCGCCgtgcacggcgccgccgccgcgatgaGCCCGCTCAAGAGCCGGAGGGCGTCGGCGaaagccgccggccgcggcgcggaggaggccgccgccgccgccgggtgccAGAGGAGGTTCGTCGAGTTCACGCGGGCGTCCGTCGATGTCAGCCGCATCTCGCTGTGCCTTGCCGACATCAAGAACTTGAG AGGATTGATGCAAAAGCTTGGCACTGCCGATCCGAGCCTTCTGACGAACAAGCAGAAGCTGGCGTTCTGGATCAACATCTACAACTTCTGCGTGATGCAT GCGTTTCTTCAGCACGGTTTACCCCCATCTCCAGAGAAGCTTCTTGCGCTGCTGAATCAG GCTTCAGTGAACGTCGGAGGAACAGTGCTGAATGTCCTGTCGATCGAGCACCTCATCCTGAGGCACTCTCCCGAAGGCAAGCAG ggGACCATGGACGAAGGACAGAGGGATCTGCTGCGCGCGTACAGGCTCGGGTACCCTGAACCCAACGTCGTCTTCGCGCTGTGCCGAGGCAgccgctcctcgccggcg CTGCGCGTGTACACGGCGGAGGACGTGTCGAGCGAGCTGGAGCGCGCCAAGGTGGAGTACCTGGAGTCGACGGTGCGCGCCGCCGGGGGGCGGaggcagcgcgccgccgccgccgtggtggtgCCCAAGCTGCTGCACTGGCACATGCGGGACTTCGCCGACGACGCCGCGTCGCTGCTGGAGTGGGTGCACAGCCAGCTGCCCCGGGCGTCGGCGGCCCCGCTCAGGCGGGCCATCAGGGAGGtgctgggcgccggcggcggcaggggcgcgccggcggccaagATGGTGGAGGTCGAGCCGTACGACGCCGAGTTCTGCTACCTGCTGCCCGTCTGGTGA
- the LOC120672307 gene encoding uncharacterized protein LOC120672307 isoform X2 has protein sequence MVEDEIFYLEKKVEDLRLRLRREQKWTDQCIQQQQQQQSWPQNRQPRHSVSRWELQGAQLLPKLPCPGSDEALECESKASVGSASAKGDEVEHARRSSHCKSSETTPAPPERKVCLHSPNKLSEELIRLMVAIFHKLNKAADNAAGELELSGGGPSKLNISCIGPRSLVPRVAVHGAAAAMSPLKSRRASAKAAGRGAEEAAAAAGCQRRFVEFTRASVDVSRISLCLADIKNLRGLMQKLGTADPSLLTNKQKLAFWINIYNFCVMHAFLQHGLPPSPEKLLALLNQASVNVGGTVLNVLSIEHLILRHSPEGKQGTMDEGQRDLLRAYRLGYPEPNVVFALCRGSRSSPALRVYTAEDVSSELERAKVEYLESTVRAAGGRRQRAAAAVVVPKLLHWHMRDFADDAASLLEWVHSQLPRASAAPLRRAIREVLGAGGGRGAPAAKMVEVEPYDAEFCYLLPVW, from the exons ATGGTGGAGGACGAGATATTCTACCTGGAGAAGAAGGTCGAGGACCTGCGGCTGCGCCTGCGCCGGGAGCAGAAGTGGACGGACCAGTgcatccagcagcagcagcagcagcagagctgGCCGCAGAACCGCCAGCCCAGGCACTCCGTGTCCAGGTGGGAGCTCCAGGGCGCCCAGCTCCTGCCCAAGCTGCCGTGCCCAGGCAGCGATGAAGCTCTCGAATGCGAGAGCAAGGCTTCTGTTGGATCCGCCTCCGCCAAAG GAGATGAAGTGGAGCACGCCAGGAGAAGCAGCCACTGCAAGTCGTCGGAGACCACGCCGGCGCCTCCGGAGAGGAAGGTCTGCCTGCACAGCCCGAACAAGCTCTCGGAGGAGCTGATCAGGCTGATGGTGGCCATTTTCCACAAGCTGAACAAGGCGGCGGACAACGCCGCGGGGGAGCTGGagctgagcggcggcggcccgtcgAAGCTCAACATCTCCTGCATCGGGCCCAGGAGCCTCGTGCCCAGGGTCGCCgtgcacggcgccgccgccgcgatgaGCCCGCTCAAGAGCCGGAGGGCGTCGGCGaaagccgccggccgcggcgcggaggaggccgccgccgccgccgggtgccAGAGGAGGTTCGTCGAGTTCACGCGGGCGTCCGTCGATGTCAGCCGCATCTCGCTGTGCCTTGCCGACATCAAGAACTTGAG AGGATTGATGCAAAAGCTTGGCACTGCCGATCCGAGCCTTCTGACGAACAAGCAGAAGCTGGCGTTCTGGATCAACATCTACAACTTCTGCGTGATGCAT GCGTTTCTTCAGCACGGTTTACCCCCATCTCCAGAGAAGCTTCTTGCGCTGCTGAATCAG GCTTCAGTGAACGTCGGAGGAACAGTGCTGAATGTCCTGTCGATCGAGCACCTCATCCTGAGGCACTCTCCCGAAGGCAAGCAG ggGACCATGGACGAAGGACAGAGGGATCTGCTGCGCGCGTACAGGCTCGGGTACCCTGAACCCAACGTCGTCTTCGCGCTGTGCCGAGGCAgccgctcctcgccggcg CTGCGCGTGTACACGGCGGAGGACGTGTCGAGCGAGCTGGAGCGCGCCAAGGTGGAGTACCTGGAGTCGACGGTGCGCGCCGCCGGGGGGCGGaggcagcgcgccgccgccgccgtggtggtgCCCAAGCTGCTGCACTGGCACATGCGGGACTTCGCCGACGACGCCGCGTCGCTGCTGGAGTGGGTGCACAGCCAGCTGCCCCGGGCGTCGGCGGCCCCGCTCAGGCGGGCCATCAGGGAGGtgctgggcgccggcggcggcaggggcgcgccggcggccaagATGGTGGAGGTCGAGCCGTACGACGCCGAGTTCTGCTACCTGCTGCCCGTCTGGTGA
- the LOC120672305 gene encoding factor of DNA methylation 1-like, with translation MDLDMDDYIDPYEEAEAEAAAEAAGIAGPNAEDSDGDSDEDDSDAESDYEEQSFSLLTSGKHRVRNPDGTFRCPFCPGKKKQGYKIKDLLQHADGIGVSSKHRRHGRERASHRAFARFVRTDPSFAGDLVGITGILGAIKPAPANSNGSGSATGEAKANAAPARSSSVPAENGVLPLEVEKYAWPWACVLAAGAGFNAKEFSGRIAMFSFVEVVPLFLDGMDAIETFAIVRFTNDWSGFNDALTLENHFSVNKLGKKEFETRSSGMGAAEWEGGEGEGEVKVYGWVAREGDYNGGTVAGRFLRKHTILKTIDEVSKTESDKSGEMVARLASQIEEKNRFLHDLETKKNATELSISRLEEDNRKLHEAYNEEMRNLHRRARENALRIFQENENLRQELDNKRRELNSRAKQLEKLSAENANDRKTLDDERQKAKDDNSELELASIEQQRADEDVLKLLDDQKREKEDVFARMLQLEKELLEKQQLELEVARLNGTLQVMKHLEGDDDGDIHEKMEKLSERLEHEKKRLEDLSGYLVRKERESNDELQQARKELIKGLEEELNGQTAIGIKRMGELDEKPFYNACKRKYGNDDYQTKAAELLSSWQEELKKPSWHPFKVVHDNGEDKEVLDHDDAKLKYLWIEYGDDVCNAVKTALMEINEYNPSGRYVVPELWNFSKGRKATMKEVLKYLFRQMETTTKRRRG, from the exons ATGGATCTTGACATGGACGATTACATCGACCCCTacgaggaggccgaggccgaggcggcggcggaggccgccggaaTAGCTGGCCCCAACGCCGAGGACTCCGACGGCGACTCTGACGAGGACGACTCGGACGCGGAGAGCGACTACGAGGAGCAGTCGTTCAGCCTCCTCACGTCCGGCAAGCACCGGGTGCGGAACCCGGACGGCACCTTCCGCTGCCCCTTCTGCCCCGGCAAGAAGAAGCAGGGGTACAAGATCAAGGACCTGCTCCAGCACGCCGACGGCATCGGCGTCTCCAGCAagcaccgccgccacggccgcgagCGCGCGTCTCACCGCGCCTTCGCCCGCTTCGTCCGCACCGATCCGTCCTTCGCGGGCGACCTGGTGGGTATCACTGGCATCCTCGGTGCCATTAAACCCGCCCCTGCTAACTCCAATGGCAGTGGAAGTGCCACCGGGGAGGCCAAAGCCAATGCTGCTCCTGCCAGATCCAGTTCTGTGCCGGCAGAGAATGGGGTGCTGCCGCTGGAGGTTGAAAAGTATGCTTGGCCATGGGCTTGTGTTCTTGCTGCCGGTGCAGGCTTCAATGCCAAGGAGTTTTCTGGCAGAATAGCCATGTTTAGTTTTGTTGAGGTTGTGCCTTTGTTTCTTGATGGGATGGACGCCATCGAAACCTTTGCAATTGTGCGGTTTACCAATGATTGGAGTGGATTTAATGATGCGCTTACGCTTGAGAACCATTTCAGCGTGAATAAGCTGGGGAAGAAAGAATTTGAGACAAGGAGTAGTGGTATGGGTGCTGCAGAATGGGAGGGAGGTGAAGGTGAAGGAGAGGTTAAGGTTTATGGGTGGGTGGCCCGAGAGGGGGATTACAATGGAGGAACTGTGGCGGGAAGGTTTTTGAGGAAGCATACCATCCTGAAAACAATAGATGAGGTCTCCAAGACTGAGTCAGATAAGTCAGGGGAGATGGTGGCAAGACTGGCATCTCAGATCGAGGAAAAGAACCGATTCTTGCATGATTTGGAGACAAAGAAGAATGCGACAGAACTCTCTATCTCACGGCTCGAGGAGGATAACAGGAAACTACACGAGGCGTACAATGAAG AAATGCGCAATCTTCATCGCAGGGCTCGTGAAAATGCTCTGCGAATTTTCCAAGAAAATGAAAACTTGAGGCAAGAATTAGATAATAAGAGGAGAGAACTGAATTCACGAGCTAAGCAACTTGAAAAGCTGTCAGCTGAGAATGCTAACGACAGGAAGACACTCGATGATGAGAGGCAGAAG GCGAAAGATGATAACAGTGAACTTGAGTTAGCTAGTATAGAGCAGCAGAGGGCTGATGAAGATGTTCTGAAGCTATTGGATGACCAGAAG AGGGAAAAGGAAGATGTATTTGCAAGGATGCTCCAACTGGAAAAGGAGCTGCTTGAGAAGCAGCAACTTGAGCTTGAAGTTGCACGGTTGAATGGTACACTCCAAGTAATGAAACATTTGGAAGGAGATGATGATGGGGATATTCATGAGAAGATGGAGAAGCTGAGCGAAAGATTAGAGCATGAGAAGAAGCGTCTGGAAGATTTGAGTGGATATCTTGTGAGGAAAGAGCGTGAAAGTAACGATGAGTTACAACAAGCCCGGAAAGAATTAATTAAG GGTTTGGAGGAAGAGCTAAATGGGCAGACAGCTATTGGGATCAAAAGGATGGGAGAACTTGATGAAAAGCCATTTTATAATGCATGCAAGCGGAAATACGGAAACGATGATTACCAGACCAAAGCAGCAGAGCTGCTCTCAAGTTGGCAGGAGGAATTGAAGAAGCCATCCTGGCATCCTTTTAAGGTTGTCCATGATAATGGAGAAGATAAG GAAGTTCTAGATCATGATGATGCGAAACTGAAGTACCTATGGATCGAGTATGGCGATGACGTGTGCAACGCGGTGAAGACTGCGCTGATGGAGATAAATGAGTACAACCCCAGTGGGCGGTATGTGGTGCCCGAGCTCTGGAACTTCAGTAAAGGACGGAAGGCGACGATGAAGGAGGTGCTCAAGTATCTGTTCAGGCAGATGGAGACAACCACCAAGCGCAGGAGGGGCTGA
- the LOC120676128 gene encoding factor of DNA methylation 5-like isoform X1: protein MPTDDVLMADAGADELLVWPWTGILAMAAADEDADAATTLAFHAHQRFAGVATTALQEEPTNHQQHFLLLHFGKNWAGLRDAMSLAVHFAGAGRREWQRRGREGSSEGAGGVFGWAAVGEDLLGDGAVGRILRESGAAARSVEDVEKDEASVAVTLSAVAGEYERRERLLAAKNEEMVRAVQRMEEESSWLRSELNELKAVADNSLPEMNHGVDEENEKLRAELDAVKGEIELRVDRIQELKECRTDLHFSKLEKLAIKINSLGMADIKPEASDNAQMLHDKHKEEMEAINAKVIQLEKQLEQKEAQEYAICMLNTKLQAVENLSIEEYGHLYKLLTILKECLEQKSERFQNAYVELTQRDHLNRNELQETRQEVIKCLESMATGDCTVIGIKRMGQLDEKPFHHACKRKYRDYDPEGKGTRLISLWQKELKNKSWNPFTTILVDGEEKDVVNEDDPKLRQLWTEYGDIVCNAVKVTLRELNEYSPQGRHAVNELWNFREGRKATTAEVVNYIFEQQKTSS from the exons ATGCCGACCGACGACGTACTGATGGCTGATGCGGGAGCCGACGAGCTCCTCGTCTGGCCGTGGACCGGCatcctcgccatggccgccgccgatgaGGACGCTGATGCCGCGACGACCCTCGCCTTCCACGCTCACCAGCGTTTCGCCGGCGTCGCAACCACCGCGCTCCAGGAGGAGCCAACCAACCACCAGCAACACTTCTTGCTGCTCCACTTCGGCAAGAACTGGGCAGGCCTTCGGGACGCCATGTCGCTGGCCGTCCACTTCGCCGGCGCCGGGAGGAGGGAATGGCAGCGGCGCGGTCGTGAGGGTAGTagcgagggcgccggcggcgtgttCGGCTGGGCGGCCGTGGGAGAGGACCtgctcggcgacggcgcggtCGGGAGGATCCTGAGGGAGtccggcgccgcggcgaggagcgTGGAGGACGTCGAGAAGGACGAGGCGAGCGTCGCCGTCACGCTTAGCGCCGTGGCCGGCGAGtacgagaggagggagaggctcTTGGCCGCCAAGAATGAGGAGATGGTCAGGGCGGTccagaggatggaggaggagagCAGCTGGCTTCGCAGCGAGCTCAACG AGCTAAAAGCCGTGGCTGACAATTCCCTGCCAGAGATGAACCATGGCGTCGACGAGGAGAACGAGAAGCTGAGGGCGGAGCTGGATGCGGTCAAGGGAGAGATCGAGTTGCGGGTGGACAGAATCCAGGAACTGAAGGAATGCAGAACAGATCTCCACTTCAGCAAACTGGAGAAG CTAGCTATCAAGATCAATTCATTGGGCATGGCAGATATAAAGCCCGAGGCCAGTGACAATGCTCAAATGCTTCACGATAAACATAag GAAGAGATGGAAGCCATTAACGCAAAAGTAATTCAACTTGAGAAGCAGCTGGAGCAAAAGGAAGCACAAGAGTATGCAATATGTATGCTGAACACGAAACTACAGGCAGTGGAAAACTTGAGCATTGAAGAATATGGACATCTTTATAAATTACTTACAATTTTGAAGGAGTGTCTAGAGCAAAAATCTGAAAGGTTTCAAAATGCATATGTTGAACTAACACAACGAGATCACCTGAACAGAAATGAGCTTCAAGAGACCCGCCAAGAAGTGATCAAG TGTTTGGAGAGCATGGCGACCGGCGATTGCACAGTTATAGGGATCAAAAGAATGGGACAACTTGATGAAAAGCCCTTCCACCATGCATGCAAGAGGAAGTACAGGGATTACGACCCAGAGGGCAAAGGAACAAGGTTGATCTCACTTTGGCAAAAGGAACTCAAGAACAAATCCTGGAATCCCTTTACAACTATTTTGGTCGATGGAGAAGAAAAG GACGTTGTGAATGAAGATGATCCAAAATTGAGACAATTATGGACTGAGTATGGTGACATTGTCTGCAATGCAGTGAAGGTTACCCTGAGAGAGCTCAACGAGTACAGTCCTCAGGGACGGCATGCAGTGAATGAGCTCTGGAATTTCAGGGAAGGGAGGAAGGCAACAACTGCAGAGGTGGTGAATTATATTTTCGAGCAGCAGAAGACAAGCAGTTAG
- the LOC120676128 gene encoding factor of DNA methylation 5-like isoform X2: MPTDDVLMADAGADELLVWPWTGILAMAAADEDADAATTLAFHAHQRFAGVATTALQEEPTNHQQHFLLLHFGKNWAGLRDAMSLAVHFAGAGRREWQRRGREGSSEGAGGVFGWAAVGEDLLGDGAVGRILRESGAAARSVEDVEKDEASVAVTLSAVAGEYERRERLLAAKNEEMVRAVQRMEEESSWLRSELNELKAVADNSLPEMNHGVDEENEKLRAELDAVKGEIELRVDRIQELKECRTDLHFSKLEKLAIKINSLGMADIKPEASDNAQMLHDKHKEEMEAINAKVIQLEKQLEQKEAQEYAICMLNTKLQAVENLSIEEYGHLYKLLTILKECLEQKSERFQNAYVELTQRDHLNRNELQETRQEVIKL; this comes from the exons ATGCCGACCGACGACGTACTGATGGCTGATGCGGGAGCCGACGAGCTCCTCGTCTGGCCGTGGACCGGCatcctcgccatggccgccgccgatgaGGACGCTGATGCCGCGACGACCCTCGCCTTCCACGCTCACCAGCGTTTCGCCGGCGTCGCAACCACCGCGCTCCAGGAGGAGCCAACCAACCACCAGCAACACTTCTTGCTGCTCCACTTCGGCAAGAACTGGGCAGGCCTTCGGGACGCCATGTCGCTGGCCGTCCACTTCGCCGGCGCCGGGAGGAGGGAATGGCAGCGGCGCGGTCGTGAGGGTAGTagcgagggcgccggcggcgtgttCGGCTGGGCGGCCGTGGGAGAGGACCtgctcggcgacggcgcggtCGGGAGGATCCTGAGGGAGtccggcgccgcggcgaggagcgTGGAGGACGTCGAGAAGGACGAGGCGAGCGTCGCCGTCACGCTTAGCGCCGTGGCCGGCGAGtacgagaggagggagaggctcTTGGCCGCCAAGAATGAGGAGATGGTCAGGGCGGTccagaggatggaggaggagagCAGCTGGCTTCGCAGCGAGCTCAACG AGCTAAAAGCCGTGGCTGACAATTCCCTGCCAGAGATGAACCATGGCGTCGACGAGGAGAACGAGAAGCTGAGGGCGGAGCTGGATGCGGTCAAGGGAGAGATCGAGTTGCGGGTGGACAGAATCCAGGAACTGAAGGAATGCAGAACAGATCTCCACTTCAGCAAACTGGAGAAG CTAGCTATCAAGATCAATTCATTGGGCATGGCAGATATAAAGCCCGAGGCCAGTGACAATGCTCAAATGCTTCACGATAAACATAag GAAGAGATGGAAGCCATTAACGCAAAAGTAATTCAACTTGAGAAGCAGCTGGAGCAAAAGGAAGCACAAGAGTATGCAATATGTATGCTGAACACGAAACTACAGGCAGTGGAAAACTTGAGCATTGAAGAATATGGACATCTTTATAAATTACTTACAATTTTGAAGGAGTGTCTAGAGCAAAAATCTGAAAGGTTTCAAAATGCATATGTTGAACTAACACAACGAGATCACCTGAACAGAAATGAGCTTCAAGAGACCCGCCAAGAAGTGATCAAG TTATAG
- the LOC120676130 gene encoding RHOMBOID-like protein 1 yields the protein MPRRGETAVVPIDAASGERGGQERPKSERHRSHGPGHHGRHGPHHQHRSRPPPPPPPVFRPFRRWFPFLVPLFIVANVALFVLTMYVNDCPAHARAAGAAIGGSVGESATAQGCWLAPELGRLAFQSFKENPLVGPSSATLLKMGALETSKVTKDHEGWRLITCIWLHAGVIHILANMLSLVLIGIRLEKEFGFLRIGTLYVISGVGGSLLSSLFMVSNISVGASGALFGLLGSMLSELITNWTIYENKIAALMTLVMIIVINLAVGILPHVDNFAHLGGFTSGFFLGFVLLMRPQFGYINQKNSPLGYPMGVTKQKFKIYQIILFVIALVILISGFTVGLVLLFQGFNASEHCSWCHYLSCVPTSKWSCKAPSNYCMSSQLGNQLNLTCQSTGKAATYVLSNPNNTEAIKNLCVGLCS from the exons atgCCGCGGCGGGGCGAGACGGCGGTGGTCCCCATTGACGCGGCCAGCGGCGAACGAGGAGGCCAGGAGCGGCCCAAGAGCGAGCGCCACCGGAGCCACGGCCCGGGACACCACGGCCGCCACGGCCCGCACCACCAGCACcggagccgcccgccgccgccgccgccgcccgtgttCCGCCCGTTCCGGCGGTGGTTCCCGTTCCTTGTGCCGCTCTTCATCGTCGCCAATGTCGCCCTCTTCGTCCTCACCATGTACGTCAACGATTGCCCCGCGCACGCCCGGGCCGCCGGTGCCGCGATAGGGGGATCCGTCGGCGAGAGCGCCACCGCGCAGGGCTGCTGGCTCGCGCCGGAGCTCGGCAGGTTAGCGTTCCAGTCATTCAAGGAGAACCCCCTCGTCGGCCCCTCCTCCGCCAC GCTGTTGAAAATGGGCGCACTGGAAACCAGTAAAGTTACCAAAGATCACGAAGGCTGGCGCCTCATTACATGCATTTGGTTGCATGCTGGAGTTATCCACATACTTGCTAATATGTTGAGTCTCGTATTGATCGGAATCAGGCTTGAGAAGGAGTTTGGCTTCT TGAGGATTGGTACACTGTATGTGATCTCTGGTGTTGGTGGCAGCTTGCTGTCATCTTTATTTATGGTGTCAAATATATCTGTTGGTGCTTCAGGTGCACTATTTGGACTATTGGGCTCCATGCTATCAGAGCTCATAACAAATTGGACGATATATGAGAACAAG ATCGCAGCACTCATGACTCTGGTTATGATCATTGTCATCAACTTAGCTGTTGGGATCCTTCCACATGTTGACAACTTCGCTCACCTCGGAGGATTTACATCAGGGTTCTTTCTCGGTTTTGTGTTGCTAATGCGACCGCAGTTTGGATATATTAACCAAAAGAACTCTCCTCTTGGATATCCCATGGGTGTAACTAAACAGAAGTTCAAGATATACCAAATCATACTTTTTGTTATTGCGCTAGTGATATTAATTTCTGG GTTTACTGTTGGCTTGGTGTTGCTTTTTCAAGGCTTCAATGCTAGTGAACACTGTTCTTGGTGCCATTATTTGAGCTGTGTGCCTACTTCAAAGTGGAGCTGCAAAGCACCAAGTAACTATTGCATG TCTTCACAGCTTGGAAATCAATTAAATCTGACATGCCAAAGCACTGGAAAGGCCGCAACATATGTTCTCAGCAATCCAAACAACACGGAAGCAATTAAAAATCTTTGTGTTGGCCTTTGCAGTTAA